The window ACAGACGCGCAGCGGCGCGCCCGCGAAGGAAAAGGAGGACACAATGAGCGAAAATCAACCCGCCGAGCGCCCATTCTCCGAGCATCGCCAGCAGGTTGATACCCAGCTGACGCCCGAGCGCACCGCCGTGGTGGTGGTCGACATGATTAACGAGTTTCTCGAGGATGGCGGCTTGATGGTGCTGGCCAGCGGGCGGGCGCTGTATACGCCGATCCAGCAGCTGGTCGACGCGGCGCATGCCGCCGGCGCGCTGGTGGTGTGGCTGCGCGACGAGCACCCCGGCGAGCACGACCCCGAATTTCGCAAGCGGATCGTCCACTGCCTGCAGGGCAGCTGGGGCACCCAGATCGTCGATGCGCTCAAGCCAGGGCCGGGCGACATTATTCTACCCAAACACACCTACAACGGCTTCTTCCAGACGCCGCTGCACGCCACGTTGCAGCAGCATGGCATCACCAGCCTGGTGGTGACTGGCGTCGTGACGAATATCTGCGTGCGCTCGACCTGCCACGACGCGTTTTTCCTGGGCTACGACGTGCTAGTGCCCGAGCAGTGCGTCGCGGCCACCAGCGAGCGCGAGCAGGCCTCGAGCCTGTACGACATCGACACGCACTATGGCAGCGTCACCAGCCTCGCGCGCGTGCTCGAGCTGCTGGCGCAGCACGAGGTCGTACGATGAACGACCTGGTGATCAGCAACATCGGCCAGATCGTCTCGGGCGACTTCGCGCGGCCGCTGCTGGAAGGCGACACGCTGGTGGTGCGCGGCGGCACGATCGCGGCGATCGGTGCGGCCGGCGTGATCGACACGAGCGGGATCGAGCATGTGATTGACGCGGGCGGCTGCCAGCTCTGGCCTGGCCTGATCGACTCGCACACGCACCCGGTGGTCGGCGATTACACGCCGCGCCAGCAGACGATCGGCTTCATCGAGAGCGGGCTGCACGGCGGGGTGACGCGGATCATCTCGGCCGGCGAGGTACACCTGCCCGGCCGGCCCAAAGATGCGGCCGGCACCAAGGCGCTGGCCATCCTGGGGGCGAAGGCCTCGGCGGCGTTCCGGCCCGGCGGCGTGAAGGTGCTGGCCGGCTCGCTGATCCTCGAGCACGGGCTGACTGCGGCCGACTTCGCCGAGCTGGCGCGCGAGGGCGTGCGCGTGGTCGGCGAGGTCGGGCTATCAAGCATCTACAAGCCCGAAGATGCCCGGCCAATGGTCGAGTGGGCGCACGCGCAGGGCATGATCGTGATGATGCACATCGGCGGCGCGTCGATCCCCGGCAGCAGCGTGCTGGGTGCGCGCGAGGCGCTGGCGATCGAGCCCGACATCGCCTCGCACACCAATGGCGGCCCGACCGCCGCGCCGCTGGCCGATATCGAGCGGCTGATCGTCGAGTCGCAGATGCTGATCGAAGTGGTGCAGGCCGGCAACACCAGGCGTGCCGGCGAGATCGCCCGGCTGGCTGCCCGCCACGGCGCGCTGCAGCGGATGATCATCGGCACCGACACGCCCTCGGGCACGGGTGTGATCCCGCTCGGCGTGCTACGCACCATGGCCTGGGTCGCATCGCTCGGCGATGTGGCGCCCGAGCTGGCGGTGGCGATGGCCAGCGGCAACACCGCGCGGATGTACAAACTGGCCGAAGGCACGGTCGCGCCTGGCAACGCCGCCGATCTGCTGCTGGTCGACGCGCCGATCGGCTCGGAGGCCGGCGACGCGCTGGCGACACTGGCGCTGGGCGACACGCCGGCCGTGGCGGCGGCGATCATCGACGGCGTGGTGCGGGTGTATGGCAGCCGCAACACGCCCGGCAGCACGCGCAAGGTGCGCATCCCCTGGATGGCGGCGGGCGGCCACTAGGGTTTTCGCCCAGTATGCCGGGCGACATGCATACCCCTCCCCCGTACCCCCTCCTCTGGCAGGGGAGGGGGCGAAAATGTGGCGTTCCCATGCGGTGGCTCGGCCGCCGCATGGGAACGCTCATAGGATACCCCCGCTCCCAACATTGGGAGCGGGGTGCAGGGGGGTGCGAGCCGAACGCATGGGAACGTGATCAACGAAACACCCTCCACCTGAAAGGAGGGGCAGGGGGGTGCGGGCCGGCGGCGCCCTGATGCGGCAGCATACAATACCTACCCCTAAAAGGTAAGGGGAGGGGCAGCAATAAACCACTAGAAAATATAGAAGAGGAGCACCCCATGCCACAGAAAGTCATCCTGGATGTCGACACCGGCACCGACGACGCAGTTGCGCTCATGGTCGCCGCGCTCTCACCCGAGCTCGAGCTGGTAGGCGCCACCACCGTGAACGGCAACACGCTGGTGCAGAACTGCACCGAGAACACGCTGCGGGTGTTCGACTACATCGGCAAGAGCCACATCCCAACGTTCCAGGGCATGAGTCTGCCGCTGGTGCGCGGCAATGTCCAGCAGGCCATCCCGGCCAGCGGCATCCACGGCGACTTCCTCGATCTGCCGCCCGCGCGCACACCAGTTCGGCCGCAGCACGCGGTCGACTGGCTGATCGAGACGTATATGCAGTCGGACGGCGACATCATCCTGGTACCGGTCGGCCCGCTCACCAACATCGCCGCCGCCATCCGCAAGGAGCCGCGCATCCTCGCGAAGATCCCCGAGCTGGTGATCATGGGCGGCGCGCACGACCACGGCAACTCGACGCCCTCGGCCGAGTTTAACATCTGGCTCGATCCCGAGGCTGCGCGGATCGTGGTGAACTGCGGCCGGCCCATCCGCATGATCCCGCTGGACGCAACCCACCGGGCGCTGGTGTCGCGCGAGGACTGCGCCAAGCTGCGCGAGATTGGCACGCCAGCCGCGATCGCCACCGCGATCTGCACCGAGCGCCGCATCAGCGGCTACGACAAGAGCCAGCCCATGCACCGCCTCGGCGCCGCGCCCGTGCATGACGCGCTGGCGGTTTGCGCCATTATCGATCCCACCGTCGTGACCACCCAGTTTATTAACGTCGATGTCGAGACCAGCGGCGAGCTGACCGATGGGCGCACGGTGTGCGACTTCCGCCACCGCAGCCTGGGCGCGCCGAACGTCCATTTCGCCACCGACGCCGACGAGCCGAAGTTCGTGCGCATGCTGATGGAGATCCTTGGCCGCACGACGTAGCCCGCCGCGCGGCCGGCCCGTTTTGGAACCCTTCTCCTTAGCCCGCTCCCATGGCACAGGGAGATGGAATAGGTTTAGGACTTTCGCCCGCGCGTTTTTTTGCCTGCGGCAGCAAGGTTTTCTGTGGCAGTGCGCTCGCTGCCACAGAAGACGAAACTCACTCTCCCGAATGGAGAAAGCTGGCAGGGGAAGCGGAGAAGCGAGTGGCGATCGAGTCTTTCGTAAACGATCGAAGACAAGGGGAATCCCCATGCCACAGAAAGTCATCCTGGATGTCGACACCGGCACCGACGACGCAGTTGCGCTCATGGTCGCCGCGCTCTCGCCCGAGCTCGAGCTGGTGGGCGCGACCACTGTGAACGGTAACACCAGGGTCGAGAACTGCACCGAGAACACGCTGCGGGTATTCGACTACATCGGCAAGAGCCACATCCCGACGTTCCAGGGCATGAGTCTGCCGCTGGTGCGCCCGCACCCCGAGCAGTTCCGCACCCAGCTGAGTGGCATCCACGGCGACTTTCTCGACCTGCCAGCGGCCGTCACCAGGGTGCGGCCGCAGCACGCGGTCGACTGGCTGATCGAGACGTATATGCAGTCGGACGGCGACATCATCCTGGTGCCGGTCGGCCCGCTCACCAACATCGCCGCCGCCATCCGCAAGGAGCCGCGCATCCTCGCGAAGATCCCCGAGCTGGTGATCATGGGCGGCGCGCACGAGCTGGGCAACTCAACGCCCTCCGCCGAGTTCAACTTCTGGGTCGATCCCGATGCTGCGCGGATCGTGGTGAACTGCGGCCGGCCCATCCGCATGATCCCGCTCGATGCAACCCACCGGGCGCTGGTGTCGCTAGAAGATTGCGCCAGGCTGCGCGAGATCGGCACGCCGGCCGCAATTGCCACCGCGATCTGCACCGAGCGCCGCATCAGCGGCTACGAGGAGAACCTGCCCATGCACCGGCTTGGTGCCGCGCCCGTGCATGACGCGCTGGCGGTTTGCGCCATTATCGATCCCACCGTCGTGACCACCCAGTTTATTAACGTCGATGTCGAGACCAGCGGCCCGTTGACCGATGGCCGCACGGTGTGCGACTTCCGCCACCGCAGCCTGGGCGCACCGAACGTCCACTTCGCCACCGACGCCGACGAGCCGAAGTTCGTGCGCATGCTGATGGAGATCCTTGGCCGCACGACGTAGCGACGCCGCGCGGCCGTGCGAGCACCCCTTCCCCTTAGCCCGCTCCCCGTTTGCGGGGGGTGGGGCATCATGAAGCAAGAACCTTCTAGCTGGAGCAACGTATGACCAAAAAGATGATCATCGACACCGATGTGGGTATCGATGACGCCATCGCCATCCTGATGGGCCTGGCCAACCCCGAGTGGCAGATCGTCGGCGTGTGCGGGGTCAGCGGCAACGTCGGCCTTGAACATGTGATGCGCAACATCGGGGTTGTGCTCGACGCAGCCGGCGCCGGCGATGTGCCGATCTTCCGCGGCGCCGACCGGCCGCTGATCGCGCCGCTGCACCACGCCGCCAGCGTGCATGGCGACGACGGCCTGGGCGACGTGGGCTGGCCGGCCTCGGCGCGGCCGATCGCCGATGAGCCGGCCGCGCAGGCGATCGTGCGGCTGGCGCGCGAGCACCCCGGCGCAACGCTGCTGGCGCTCGGCCCGCTCACCAACCTGGCGCTGGCGGTGGCGCTCGAGCCGCGCCTGCCCGAGCTGCTGGGCCAGACGGTGCTGATGGGCGGGGCGGTGCGCGCGCTTGGCAACGCCTCGGCAGTGGCCGAGTTCAACATCTACGCCGAGGCCGAGGCTGCCGCCATGGTGTTTGCGCGCGGGCTCAACCCGCTGGTGATCGGCTGGGAGCTGACGCTCGAGACGCCGGTGCTCTGGCCGCGCTGGGACGCGATCGTCGGCGCGGGCACGATCGGCAGCCGCTTTGTGGCGCGCACGATCGAAGAGCTGATGGAGCGCACCCGCGAGCGCGAGCGCCCCGGCATTCTGCTGCCCGACCCGCTGGCCATGGCCGCTGTACTCGACCCCGGCTGCGCCACGATCTACGACGCGACGATCGACATCGACACTGGCTGGAGCGTCGCGCGCGGCATGACTGCGGTGGATCTGCGGCCCTACTCCGGCCGCCCGCACAACGCGCGGGTCGTCGCGGCGATCGACTCGGGCCGCTTCGAGGCGCTGCTCGAGCGCGCCTTCGCCATGGAGTGCAGGATTTAGAACTTGTGCGCAGTGCGTAGTTTTCGCACGATCGCCATAACAAGGACACCTCATGACCCTTTACGACCAGATACTCGGCGGGCTCTACGGCCAGGCGCTCGGCGACGCGTGGTGCATGCCGGCGATGCTCACGCCCGATCAGACATGGCAGCGCTACGGCGGCTGGATCGACCGCTTCCTGCCCGGCGCCGACGACCACCCGGTGCATGGCGGGCTCATCCCTGGCCGCGTGACCGACGACACCGAGCAGGCGTTCGCGCTGGCTCTGTCGATCGTCGAGGATGGCGGCGTGACGCTCGACGGCGCGGTGCGCGCGGTGCTGCGCTGGTACGACTCGGTCGGCGGCGAGGCCTGCCCGTACATCGGCCCGAGCACGCGCCGGGCGGTGGGGCAGCTGCGCGGCGGCGCCGACCCGCGTGTGAGCGGGCTGCGCGGCGACACCAATGGCGCAGCCATGCGCGTCAGCGTGGTCGGGCTGATCCACCCTGGCGACGTTGACGGCGCCGCGCGTGATGCCGCGACCCAGGCCATTCCAACCCACAATACCGACATCGCCATGGCCGGCGCGGCGGCAATTGCTGGTGCGGTGGCCATGGCGCTGCGGCCCAGCGCCACACTCGACGACATCCTGCGCGCGGGGGTCGCGGCAGCCGAACTCGGGCGCACGCTCGGCCCGGCGTATATGGGCGCCTCGGTCGCGCGCCGGATCACCCTGGCAGTCGAGATCGCCCGCCGGCTCGACCAGCCGCGCGCCCGCATCCAGGAGCTGTACGACCTGGTCGGCAGCACACTGGCGATCAGCGAGTCGGTGCCGGCGGCCTTCGGCGTGCTGGCCATGGCCGGCGGAGACCCGCTGCAGACGGCGGTCTACGCGGCGGCGCTTGCCGGCGACGCCGACACAGTCGGGGCCATGGCCTGCGCAATCGCCGGGGCCTGGCGCGGCCAGGCCGCGTTCCCGGCCGACGTGCTGGCGACGCTGCACTCGGCCAACCCCGAGCTCGACTTCGCAGGCACCGCGCGCGGGCTGGCCCAACTGGCAGAGCAAAGTTACCATAATTCAGTGGGGAAATAACCACCAAGGCACCAAGACACCAAGGGTTACACCATACACAGTACTTGGTGCCCTGCTGTCTTGGTGGTAATCGAACGTGCGCACACCACACGCGAGACATGCTATGTTCACAATCGTCACGCTGGGCGACCTGGTCGCCGACATCACGGCGGCAGTGCCGGCGCTGCCGCTCGAGCCTGGGCACTACCAGGAGGCCCACGCGGTGCGCCTCGAGCCTGGCGGCGCGGGCAACTTCCTGATCGCCGGCGCGCGCCTGGGCATGCGCATGGTCTCGGCCGGCGCGCTCGGCGACGACGCGTTTGGCCGCGATGTCGCGGCGACCCTGGCGGCCGAGGGCGTCGACATGGCGCTGGTCGAGCACCCGCCCGGCACGTCGACCACCGTGGTGCTGGTGATCAACGACGACCATGGCCGCACGGTGATGACCGGCGCGTACGGCGATGGCCCGCCGCTGGCGTTCCGGCCCGAGTGGGACGCGGCGGTGCGCGCATGCGACGCGGTGTTCGCGTTCGGCTACTCGCTGCGCGAGCTGCGCATCCAGGAGGCGGTGCTGCAGGGCCTCGAGCACGGCCGGGCCTACGGCCGCCCGGTGTTCTTCGACCCCGGCCCCGAGTTTTACCTGCTGGCACCGCCGGCGCGCGCACGCGCGCTCGCGGCGGCGGATATCATCCTGCTCACCGAGGAGGAGCTGGCGATCGCCAGCCCGGAAGGGGCGCCTGCGCTGCTGGCGCACAGCCGCGTGGTGGTGGTCAAGCGCGGCGCGGCCGGCTGCCGGATCTGGACGCGCGATGGCACGTTCGACTCGCCCGGCTTCCCGGTGGTCGCGCGCGACGTGGCCGGTGCGGGCGACTGCTTCGCTGCGGCGTTCGTGTATGGCCACCTGAGCGGCTGGGGCCTCGAGCGGGCGGCGGTGCTGGCTAACGCCACCGGCGCGGCCAAGGTGCAGAAGCGCGGCACCGGCCGCCAGGCGCCTACGCCCGACGAGGTGCGCGCGGTGCTGGCAACCTACCAGCCCGGCCTGCTCTTCTAACCGTCGCAGCGCGATGGCTTTTGTATTCTACTGTTTTCGGTTTTCGCGCTCTGCCGAAGGCGGAAATGGCTCAAAACGCCGGTCAGCCCGTAGGCTCTATGAATATGAAGAGGGCCTGCCTATGCAACGCTTTATCAACCGGGCCGTGCTGATCACCGGGGCGGCCGGCAGCCTGGGGCGCGCCGCCGCCGAGCGCTTTGGCGCCGAGGGCGCGCGCCTGGCCCTGCTCGACCGCGACGAGGCGCGGGTGGCGGCGCTGGCGCACGAACTGGCGGCGCGCGGCTACCCGGCGCTGGCGCTGGCCGCCGACGTGGCCGACGAGCCGGCGCTGGCGGGGGCGTTTGCGCACGCCGAGGCGCACTTCGGCCGGCTCGACGTAGTATTCAACAACGCTGGCGTCGGCGGGATGGATCTGCGCGTGGCCGAGATACCCACCGCGCGCTGGGACGAGATGCTGGCGATCAATTTGCGCGGTGTATTCCTGGGATGCAAGCATGCCATCCCCGCGCTCGCCCGCGCCGGCGGCGGCGCAATCGTCAACATGGGCTCGTCGACCGGCCGGCACGACACGCTGCCGGGCAGCGCGGCGTACATGGCCAGCAAGGCCGGCGTCGAGGCGCTGACCAAATCGGTGGCGCTGCAGGTCGCACGCCAGGGCATCCGCGTCAACGCGATCTGCCCCGGCATCATCGAGACAGGGCTATCGTTTTCTCAGGGCAGAAACGCTCACATTTCCTCGCCCTCTGCTGACAACAAAACAGAGACGCCGTCGAGTCTAAATGAGGAAACTAACGCTGAAGCCAAGCAATTCTTTGCACGCTTCGCCGCCCGCATTCCGCTCGGCCGGGTCGGCCAGCCCGCCGATGTTGCCGCTGCCGTCGCGTTTCTGGCATCCGACCAGGCCCGCGCGATCACCGGCGCGGCGCTGCTGATCGACGGCGGGCAAACGCTGCGGCGCTGGGTGAGCGCGCCCGAGTAGCGGGGCACGGGGCCGGGGGTGCCCAGCCAGCCACCACATCGCGCTAACGCGCGGCGAGCACATCATCGACCGCAACGCTCAACCCGGCTAAAAGCATCGATCGCGCGGTTTCGCCGCGTGTGAATACCCCGTATTCAGTATAGGCCGCCTCTGCCAGCTGCAGCACCGTCACGGTCGCCGCCGCCGGGTTGACGATCCAATACTCCGAAACCCCCGCCTCAGCATAGTCTGCCCGCTTGGTCACCGTATCGCGCTCGGGATCATCAGGGCCGACAATCTCCACAACAAGATCGGCGCCAAGCCAGTAGCGATTCTGTCGTCGCGGATCGCCTGCGTCGCATACCAACAGAATGTCGGGCTCGCGAAATCGGCCCGCTCGAACTTGCAGCCGTAATGGAGCGAAGCGCACTTTGCCGCCGCGCTGCTCGATAAAGGTGCGGAACGCGAAGAAGAGATACTCGAGTATTGCCTGGTGCTCTTCGGTTGGCATTGGGAGTACCTCAATCGCACCATCATGAAATTCAACTAAATGATTGGTTTGGTCAGTCAGCTTGAGATACTGTTGTTCAGTCCAGAGACCTTGGAGCGGCATCAGATCAAGCTCTAGACCGCGCGCGGGCTGAACAAGTTTGAGATCGACATCGTGCGGTGCAAGGCTCATCGTTTCCTCCTTGCGTCATCCAGGCGCAAGCCTGAAAATGCAGTTCACTGCGTGCGCTATTGTACCACGGCCGGTGATCTGTCCGTCGGGTACAGCGCATAACCCAGCTGATCATCCCGATCCACCTGGGCTGGCACGCCCCAGCGCCGGGCGGTGTGCCCCCGACGAGCCTTTTCCGGGGCCGCTGCGCCCCCGTCTCACGTGGAGGGGTTTCGCCCAGCATGCTAGGCGAAACCCCTACCAT of the Candidatus Kouleothrix ribensis genome contains:
- a CDS encoding cysteine hydrolase, with product MSENQPAERPFSEHRQQVDTQLTPERTAVVVVDMINEFLEDGGLMVLASGRALYTPIQQLVDAAHAAGALVVWLRDEHPGEHDPEFRKRIVHCLQGSWGTQIVDALKPGPGDIILPKHTYNGFFQTPLHATLQQHGITSLVVTGVVTNICVRSTCHDAFFLGYDVLVPEQCVAATSEREQASSLYDIDTHYGSVTSLARVLELLAQHEVVR
- a CDS encoding amidohydrolase family protein, with amino-acid sequence MNDLVISNIGQIVSGDFARPLLEGDTLVVRGGTIAAIGAAGVIDTSGIEHVIDAGGCQLWPGLIDSHTHPVVGDYTPRQQTIGFIESGLHGGVTRIISAGEVHLPGRPKDAAGTKALAILGAKASAAFRPGGVKVLAGSLILEHGLTAADFAELAREGVRVVGEVGLSSIYKPEDARPMVEWAHAQGMIVMMHIGGASIPGSSVLGAREALAIEPDIASHTNGGPTAAPLADIERLIVESQMLIEVVQAGNTRRAGEIARLAARHGALQRMIIGTDTPSGTGVIPLGVLRTMAWVASLGDVAPELAVAMASGNTARMYKLAEGTVAPGNAADLLLVDAPIGSEAGDALATLALGDTPAVAAAIIDGVVRVYGSRNTPGSTRKVRIPWMAAGGH
- a CDS encoding nucleoside hydrolase, producing MPQKVILDVDTGTDDAVALMVAALSPELELVGATTVNGNTLVQNCTENTLRVFDYIGKSHIPTFQGMSLPLVRGNVQQAIPASGIHGDFLDLPPARTPVRPQHAVDWLIETYMQSDGDIILVPVGPLTNIAAAIRKEPRILAKIPELVIMGGAHDHGNSTPSAEFNIWLDPEAARIVVNCGRPIRMIPLDATHRALVSREDCAKLREIGTPAAIATAICTERRISGYDKSQPMHRLGAAPVHDALAVCAIIDPTVVTTQFINVDVETSGELTDGRTVCDFRHRSLGAPNVHFATDADEPKFVRMLMEILGRTT
- a CDS encoding nucleoside hydrolase, with protein sequence MPQKVILDVDTGTDDAVALMVAALSPELELVGATTVNGNTRVENCTENTLRVFDYIGKSHIPTFQGMSLPLVRPHPEQFRTQLSGIHGDFLDLPAAVTRVRPQHAVDWLIETYMQSDGDIILVPVGPLTNIAAAIRKEPRILAKIPELVIMGGAHELGNSTPSAEFNFWVDPDAARIVVNCGRPIRMIPLDATHRALVSLEDCARLREIGTPAAIATAICTERRISGYEENLPMHRLGAAPVHDALAVCAIIDPTVVTTQFINVDVETSGPLTDGRTVCDFRHRSLGAPNVHFATDADEPKFVRMLMEILGRTT
- a CDS encoding nucleoside hydrolase, with product MTKKMIIDTDVGIDDAIAILMGLANPEWQIVGVCGVSGNVGLEHVMRNIGVVLDAAGAGDVPIFRGADRPLIAPLHHAASVHGDDGLGDVGWPASARPIADEPAAQAIVRLAREHPGATLLALGPLTNLALAVALEPRLPELLGQTVLMGGAVRALGNASAVAEFNIYAEAEAAAMVFARGLNPLVIGWELTLETPVLWPRWDAIVGAGTIGSRFVARTIEELMERTRERERPGILLPDPLAMAAVLDPGCATIYDATIDIDTGWSVARGMTAVDLRPYSGRPHNARVVAAIDSGRFEALLERAFAMECRI
- a CDS encoding ADP-ribosylglycohydrolase family protein encodes the protein MTLYDQILGGLYGQALGDAWCMPAMLTPDQTWQRYGGWIDRFLPGADDHPVHGGLIPGRVTDDTEQAFALALSIVEDGGVTLDGAVRAVLRWYDSVGGEACPYIGPSTRRAVGQLRGGADPRVSGLRGDTNGAAMRVSVVGLIHPGDVDGAARDAATQAIPTHNTDIAMAGAAAIAGAVAMALRPSATLDDILRAGVAAAELGRTLGPAYMGASVARRITLAVEIARRLDQPRARIQELYDLVGSTLAISESVPAAFGVLAMAGGDPLQTAVYAAALAGDADTVGAMACAIAGAWRGQAAFPADVLATLHSANPELDFAGTARGLAQLAEQSYHNSVGK
- a CDS encoding carbohydrate kinase family protein gives rise to the protein MFTIVTLGDLVADITAAVPALPLEPGHYQEAHAVRLEPGGAGNFLIAGARLGMRMVSAGALGDDAFGRDVAATLAAEGVDMALVEHPPGTSTTVVLVINDDHGRTVMTGAYGDGPPLAFRPEWDAAVRACDAVFAFGYSLRELRIQEAVLQGLEHGRAYGRPVFFDPGPEFYLLAPPARARALAAADIILLTEEELAIASPEGAPALLAHSRVVVVKRGAAGCRIWTRDGTFDSPGFPVVARDVAGAGDCFAAAFVYGHLSGWGLERAAVLANATGAAKVQKRGTGRQAPTPDEVRAVLATYQPGLLF
- a CDS encoding SDR family oxidoreductase, coding for MQRFINRAVLITGAAGSLGRAAAERFGAEGARLALLDRDEARVAALAHELAARGYPALALAADVADEPALAGAFAHAEAHFGRLDVVFNNAGVGGMDLRVAEIPTARWDEMLAINLRGVFLGCKHAIPALARAGGGAIVNMGSSTGRHDTLPGSAAYMASKAGVEALTKSVALQVARQGIRVNAICPGIIETGLSFSQGRNAHISSPSADNKTETPSSLNEETNAEAKQFFARFAARIPLGRVGQPADVAAAVAFLASDQARAITGAALLIDGGQTLRRWVSAPE
- a CDS encoding Uma2 family endonuclease; amino-acid sequence: MSLAPHDVDLKLVQPARGLELDLMPLQGLWTEQQYLKLTDQTNHLVEFHDGAIEVLPMPTEEHQAILEYLFFAFRTFIEQRGGKVRFAPLRLQVRAGRFREPDILLVCDAGDPRRQNRYWLGADLVVEIVGPDDPERDTVTKRADYAEAGVSEYWIVNPAAATVTVLQLAEAAYTEYGVFTRGETARSMLLAGLSVAVDDVLAAR